A region from the Corallococcus soli genome encodes:
- the fabD gene encoding ACP S-malonyltransferase: MVTFVFPGQGAQKKGMGKVLFDAFPEQVRIADEVLGYSIRTLCELDPERQLAQTQFTQPALYVVGALAWMKRQAEGARAPDFVAGHSLGEYNALLVAGVFDFATGLRLVKRRGELMSQANGGAMAAVIGLDETAIRGVLSDARLTTLDVANLNTPSQTVIAGPREDIIKAQEAFDKRGGRYVVLNVSAPFHSRYMRPAQEAFSEFLQGFTFKDPSIPVIANTTARPYVPGSVRANLSEQLRSPVRWCETVRYLLARGVSRFDEVGESEVLTKMVGQIQKEAGPLELRAELASPVAVPSVRAAQEPVVAGRPAPASVRLESVRDVAAPARPLAEATPVRELAPAVRATEPAAPARPRSDGGRAHAASTPASEAMLVRPDNLGSEAFRREYQVRYAYYAGSMYRGIASEELVARMARAGLLAFYGTAGLSPERVERAITDIRASVGPGLTFGMNLLSTGHESELVELFLRHGVDVIEASAYVQLTPALVKYRLAGLSRRPDGSIAARNRLIAKVSRPEVAEGFFAPAPERLVKKLLERGEVTAEQADLARHVPLADDVCVEADSGGHTDQGVAYVLMPAMLRLRDAMAAKHGYKQVVRVGAAGGIGTPEAAAAALMLGADFLVTGSINQCTVEAGHSDAVKDLLEKINVQDTDYAPAGDMFEMGARVQVLKKGVFFPARANRLYDLYRNFNSLDELDEATRRTLQEKYFKRSFEAVFEEVRQYKSAAEVEKAERDPKYKMRLIFKWYFAYTNRLAFKGERENQVDFQVHCGSALGAFNQWVKGTPLEGWRARHVDELAEKLMTDTAHLLGQRMRAMMGHPPLLRATG, encoded by the coding sequence ATGGTGACGTTTGTGTTTCCCGGACAGGGGGCCCAGAAGAAGGGCATGGGCAAGGTCCTGTTCGACGCCTTCCCGGAGCAGGTGCGCATCGCGGACGAGGTGCTGGGCTACTCCATCCGCACGCTGTGCGAGCTGGACCCGGAGCGGCAGCTCGCGCAGACGCAGTTCACCCAGCCCGCGCTCTACGTGGTGGGCGCGCTGGCGTGGATGAAGCGGCAGGCGGAAGGCGCCCGCGCCCCGGACTTCGTCGCCGGCCACTCGCTGGGGGAATACAACGCGCTGCTCGTCGCGGGCGTGTTCGACTTCGCCACCGGCCTGCGCTTGGTGAAGCGGCGCGGGGAGCTGATGTCCCAGGCCAACGGCGGCGCCATGGCGGCCGTCATCGGGCTGGATGAGACGGCCATCCGGGGCGTCCTGTCCGACGCGCGGCTCACCACGCTGGACGTGGCGAACCTCAACACGCCGTCGCAGACGGTCATCGCCGGCCCGCGCGAGGACATCATCAAGGCGCAGGAGGCCTTCGACAAGCGCGGCGGCCGCTACGTGGTGCTCAACGTGAGCGCGCCGTTCCATTCGCGCTACATGCGGCCCGCGCAGGAGGCGTTCTCCGAGTTCCTCCAGGGCTTCACCTTCAAGGACCCGTCCATCCCGGTCATCGCCAACACCACCGCGCGGCCGTACGTCCCGGGCAGCGTGCGCGCGAACCTGTCCGAGCAGCTGCGCAGCCCGGTCCGCTGGTGCGAGACGGTCCGCTACCTGCTGGCGCGCGGCGTGTCACGCTTCGACGAGGTGGGGGAGAGCGAGGTCCTCACCAAGATGGTCGGGCAGATCCAGAAGGAGGCGGGTCCGCTGGAGCTGCGCGCGGAGCTGGCCTCGCCCGTGGCCGTCCCTTCCGTGCGCGCGGCGCAGGAGCCCGTGGTCGCGGGGCGGCCCGCTCCGGCGTCCGTGCGGCTGGAGTCCGTCCGGGACGTCGCCGCGCCCGCGCGCCCGCTGGCGGAAGCCACGCCCGTCCGTGAGCTGGCGCCGGCCGTGCGCGCCACGGAGCCGGCGGCCCCCGCGCGGCCCCGGTCCGACGGTGGCCGCGCGCATGCCGCGTCCACGCCCGCGTCGGAGGCGATGCTGGTGCGCCCGGACAACCTGGGCAGTGAGGCGTTCCGGCGCGAGTACCAGGTGCGCTACGCCTACTACGCGGGCTCCATGTACCGGGGCATCGCGTCGGAGGAGCTGGTGGCGCGCATGGCCCGCGCGGGGCTGCTGGCCTTCTACGGCACGGCGGGCCTGTCACCGGAGCGCGTGGAGCGCGCCATCACCGACATCCGCGCGAGCGTGGGCCCGGGGCTCACGTTCGGCATGAACCTGCTGAGCACCGGCCACGAGTCGGAGCTGGTGGAGCTGTTCCTGCGCCACGGCGTGGACGTCATCGAAGCCTCCGCCTACGTGCAGCTGACCCCCGCGCTGGTGAAGTACCGGCTCGCGGGCCTGTCGCGCCGGCCGGACGGCTCCATCGCCGCGCGCAACCGCCTCATCGCGAAGGTGTCCCGCCCGGAGGTCGCGGAGGGCTTCTTCGCGCCCGCGCCGGAGCGCCTGGTGAAGAAGCTGCTGGAGCGCGGCGAGGTCACCGCGGAGCAGGCGGACCTGGCGCGCCACGTCCCGCTGGCGGACGACGTGTGCGTGGAGGCGGACTCGGGCGGGCACACCGACCAGGGCGTGGCCTACGTGCTGATGCCCGCCATGCTGCGCCTGCGCGACGCCATGGCCGCGAAGCACGGCTACAAGCAGGTGGTGCGGGTGGGGGCCGCAGGCGGCATCGGGACCCCGGAGGCCGCGGCGGCGGCGCTGATGCTGGGCGCGGACTTCCTCGTCACGGGCTCCATCAACCAGTGCACCGTGGAGGCCGGCCACAGCGACGCGGTGAAGGACCTGCTGGAGAAGATCAACGTCCAGGACACCGACTACGCGCCCGCGGGCGACATGTTCGAGATGGGCGCCCGCGTGCAGGTGCTCAAGAAGGGCGTCTTCTTCCCGGCGCGCGCCAACCGCCTCTACGACCTGTACCGCAACTTCAACTCGCTGGACGAACTGGACGAGGCCACCCGCCGCACGCTCCAGGAGAAGTACTTCAAGCGCAGCTTCGAGGCTGTCTTCGAGGAGGTGCGCCAGTACAAGTCCGCCGCCGAGGTCGAGAAGGCCGAGCGCGACCCGAAGTACAAGATGCGCCTCATCTTCAAGTGGTACTTCGCCTACACGAACCGGCTGGCCTTCAAGGGCGAGCGGGAGAACCAGGTGGACTTCCAGGTCCACTGCGGCTCCGCGCTGGGCGCCTTCAACCAGTGGGTCAAGGGCACGCCGCTGGAGGGCTGGCGGGCGCGTCACGTGGACGAGCTCGCGGAGAAGCTGATGACGGACACCGCCCACCTGCTGGGCCAGCGGATGCGCGCGATGATGGGCCACCCGCCGCTGCTGCGCGCCACCGGCTGA
- a CDS encoding acyltransferase domain-containing protein, protein MKKPVVLMFSGQGSQHHQMARELWDKHAGFQAWMTRLDAVARRLLGASVVEELHGASRGQPFSRLLATHPAIFMVEYATARALEEAGVRPDFVLGASLGEFAAAAVAGVLEPEEALSLVIAHARALESHGAPGGMLAILGEPRLHDTEAELREHSELASVNFATHFVVSGTTPALQRIKAWLDGRSITSLELPVTRAFHSALMDPARPAFTEALRAVTPRAARVPLVSCLEARVVHGVAPDYFWEATRRPIRFRDAVRVLEARGPCVYVDAGPSGTLATFLKYGLPKQSASVAVPVLTPFGKDLDGLRAAATAAA, encoded by the coding sequence ATGAAGAAGCCCGTCGTCCTGATGTTCTCCGGCCAGGGGTCCCAGCATCACCAGATGGCGCGCGAGCTGTGGGACAAGCACGCGGGCTTCCAGGCGTGGATGACGCGCCTGGATGCCGTGGCGCGCCGCCTGCTGGGCGCCTCCGTGGTGGAGGAGCTTCACGGCGCCTCGCGCGGGCAGCCCTTCTCCCGGCTGCTGGCCACGCACCCGGCCATCTTCATGGTGGAGTACGCGACGGCGCGGGCGCTGGAGGAGGCCGGGGTGCGGCCGGACTTCGTCCTGGGCGCCAGCCTGGGCGAGTTCGCCGCCGCGGCGGTGGCGGGGGTCCTGGAGCCCGAGGAGGCCCTGAGCCTCGTCATCGCGCACGCCCGCGCGCTGGAGTCGCACGGGGCGCCCGGGGGCATGCTCGCCATCCTGGGCGAGCCCCGGCTGCATGACACCGAAGCGGAGCTGCGGGAGCACAGCGAGCTGGCCTCGGTGAACTTCGCCACGCACTTCGTGGTGAGCGGCACCACGCCCGCGCTCCAGCGCATCAAGGCGTGGCTGGACGGCCGGAGCATCACGAGCCTGGAGCTGCCCGTGACGCGCGCGTTCCACTCCGCGCTGATGGACCCCGCCCGGCCCGCCTTCACGGAGGCGCTGCGCGCCGTCACGCCCCGCGCGGCGCGGGTGCCGCTGGTGTCGTGTCTGGAGGCCCGCGTGGTGCATGGCGTGGCGCCGGACTACTTCTGGGAGGCCACGCGGCGGCCCATCCGCTTCCGCGACGCCGTGCGCGTCCTGGAGGCCCGGGGGCCGTGCGTCTACGTGGACGCGGGGCCCTCCGGCACCCTGGCCACGTTCCTCAAGTACGGCCTGCCGAAGCAGAGCGCCTCCGTGGCCGTGCCGGTGCTGACCCCGTTCGGCAAGGACCTGGACGGGCTGCGCGCGGCGGCGACCGCGGCGGCCTGA
- a CDS encoding cytochrome c oxidase assembly factor Coa1 family protein, with the protein MSPTMKWVLGALVGLPLMCCGCGGMWLRGQFPYDEALARVTTHPSVIKSLGSPVSGAFFFSGNTRTRNDGGIADMKINLSGSKQDGVLEVKAVQTSQVWGFSRLRVVAKDGNVINVVGGP; encoded by the coding sequence ATGTCACCGACGATGAAGTGGGTGCTCGGAGCGCTCGTGGGGCTACCCCTGATGTGTTGCGGCTGCGGGGGCATGTGGCTCCGGGGACAGTTCCCCTACGACGAGGCCCTCGCGCGGGTGACGACGCATCCGTCGGTCATCAAGTCCCTGGGGTCCCCGGTCAGCGGAGCGTTCTTCTTCTCGGGCAACACCCGGACGCGCAACGACGGCGGGATCGCCGACATGAAGATCAACCTGTCCGGCAGCAAGCAGGACGGCGTGCTGGAGGTGAAGGCCGTCCAGACGAGCCAGGTCTGGGGCTTCAGCCGGCTGCGCGTGGTGGCGAAGGACGGCAACGTCATCAACGTCGTCGGAGGGCCCTGA
- a CDS encoding DUF2378 family protein, producing the protein MAEEIVYRHTIEGLYRSIGDRLSPDLKDKLCDAGLDLDAAEPGNTSRTVFARALRITVQYLHPDVPEEEGYRRVGSGIIQGMAQTQLGKALISMWPIFGPERVVVRIQESFENVNNYQKSELLTQGPAHHLIRVSECNGNPGYLRGILEAGLARAGARNLRVEPFDFDGQACSYRVRWDP; encoded by the coding sequence GTGGCTGAAGAGATTGTGTATCGCCATACGATTGAAGGGCTGTATCGCTCCATTGGCGACCGTCTCTCGCCGGACCTGAAGGACAAGCTGTGTGACGCGGGCCTGGACCTGGACGCGGCGGAGCCTGGCAACACGTCCCGGACGGTCTTCGCCAGGGCCCTGCGCATCACCGTGCAGTACCTCCACCCCGACGTTCCGGAGGAGGAGGGCTACCGGAGGGTGGGCAGCGGCATCATCCAGGGCATGGCGCAGACGCAGTTGGGCAAGGCGCTCATCTCCATGTGGCCCATCTTCGGGCCCGAGCGGGTCGTCGTCCGCATCCAGGAGAGCTTCGAGAACGTGAACAACTACCAGAAGAGCGAGCTGCTCACCCAGGGGCCCGCGCACCACCTCATCCGCGTGAGCGAGTGCAATGGCAACCCGGGCTACCTGCGCGGCATCCTCGAAGCAGGGCTCGCCCGCGCCGGGGCCCGCAACCTGCGCGTGGAGCCCTTCGACTTCGACGGTCAGGCCTGTTCCTACCGCGTGCGCTGGGACCCTTGA
- a CDS encoding fibronectin type III domain-containing protein codes for MKRLKTRNRMLCFTGAVLLSLSCGPQGEGEGAVEADGTYATAEAALTAPTLLEAVPGDGQVTLRWSAGPAGTQGYQVRYRVAGGSWAYRGAGTVTTFAVTGLTNGTRYEFLVRIKGSMGETTSTYSNGLSATPTADGCTGTAVRHITVTGAGTKDGLTAQSAGTMANLNAFIQAVGPGGTVCIHGGTYGTGTTVSQGGAVGAPVTLKGVAGRPVFQSTFDASTRAKTGPVAFQVRASNLVFHNLEFRHVGSCFAFKGAYPVSNVTLSQFRAENLATCVDMERSTAAAFTNLTIRDAMILQFTRGGIFLASGTNHSLVEDVYVDMEPDQIGGQGSDYPVGIALYDTTNNVTLRRATVLNVIGMKTGYTQGDGIDGESSASDVLLEDSYFRGSQDGCVDTKVRNMLIRDTVAAECKRNFRLWQSVTPGPRVEGVSSYQPRDGHFFMHSGATTAKDVAVYSSNAAKLVAYDCDSPGCTFNAEGLRGTLLDASRLNATGTVTGNTLVYGQAVTIPPVPNTTSFTP; via the coding sequence TTGAAGCGTCTCAAGACTCGCAATCGCATGCTGTGTTTCACGGGCGCCGTCCTGCTCTCGCTCTCCTGTGGCCCCCAGGGGGAAGGGGAGGGCGCGGTGGAAGCGGACGGGACGTACGCCACCGCCGAGGCGGCGCTCACCGCGCCGACGCTCCTGGAGGCCGTGCCGGGCGACGGGCAGGTGACGCTGCGCTGGAGCGCGGGGCCCGCGGGCACCCAGGGCTACCAGGTGCGCTACCGCGTGGCGGGGGGAAGCTGGGCGTACCGGGGCGCGGGGACCGTGACGACGTTCGCCGTGACGGGGCTGACCAACGGCACCCGCTACGAGTTCCTCGTGCGCATCAAGGGGTCCATGGGGGAGACGACCTCCACGTACTCGAATGGCCTGTCCGCGACCCCGACGGCGGACGGGTGCACGGGGACGGCGGTGCGCCACATCACCGTCACCGGGGCGGGGACGAAGGACGGCCTGACGGCGCAGAGCGCCGGCACGATGGCGAACCTGAACGCGTTCATCCAGGCGGTGGGCCCGGGCGGGACGGTGTGCATCCATGGCGGCACCTACGGCACCGGCACCACCGTGTCCCAGGGCGGCGCTGTGGGCGCCCCCGTCACCCTCAAGGGCGTGGCGGGCCGGCCCGTCTTCCAGTCCACCTTCGACGCCTCCACCCGCGCGAAGACGGGGCCGGTGGCCTTCCAGGTGCGCGCCAGCAATCTGGTCTTCCACAACCTGGAGTTCCGCCACGTGGGCTCGTGCTTCGCGTTCAAGGGGGCCTACCCCGTGTCGAACGTGACGCTGAGCCAGTTCCGCGCGGAGAACCTGGCCACCTGCGTGGACATGGAGCGCTCCACCGCCGCGGCCTTCACGAACCTGACCATCCGCGACGCGATGATCCTCCAGTTCACGCGCGGCGGCATCTTCCTCGCCTCCGGCACGAACCACTCGCTCGTGGAGGACGTCTACGTGGACATGGAGCCGGACCAGATTGGCGGGCAGGGCAGCGACTACCCCGTGGGCATCGCGCTCTATGACACCACGAACAACGTGACGCTGCGCCGGGCCACGGTGCTGAACGTCATTGGCATGAAGACGGGCTACACGCAGGGGGACGGCATCGACGGGGAGAGCTCCGCGAGCGACGTCCTCCTGGAGGACAGCTACTTCCGGGGCTCGCAGGACGGCTGCGTCGACACCAAGGTGCGCAACATGCTCATCCGCGACACCGTCGCCGCGGAGTGCAAGCGCAACTTCCGGCTGTGGCAGTCCGTCACGCCGGGCCCGCGCGTGGAGGGCGTGTCCAGCTACCAGCCGCGCGACGGCCACTTCTTCATGCACTCCGGGGCCACGACGGCGAAGGACGTCGCCGTGTACTCCAGCAACGCCGCGAAGCTGGTCGCCTATGACTGTGATTCGCCCGGGTGCACCTTCAACGCGGAGGGCCTCCGCGGAACGCTGCTGGATGCCAGCAGGCTCAACGCGACCGGCACCGTGACGGGCAACACCCTGGTGTACGGCCAGGCCGTCACGATTCCCCCCGTGCCCAACACCACGTCCTTCACGCCGTAG
- a CDS encoding pirin family protein — protein MINVRPSEARGHANHGWLDSHHTFSFASYYDPDHMGFRALRVINEDRVTSGEGFDTHPHRDMEIITYPLSGAIAHRDSTGGNGLLRAGEVQRMTAGTGVMHSEMNGSDEDVHFLQIWIIPDTKGLKPEYEQKLFPEKDRQGRWRVVASPDARDGSLTVHQDVLLSSTLLGAGEKAEYTLPKGRHAWLQVARGAGTLNGVALKAGDGVAVTDESSLVLVASEPMEALLFDLA, from the coding sequence ATGATCAACGTTCGACCCTCTGAAGCGCGCGGACATGCCAACCACGGCTGGCTGGACTCCCACCACACCTTCTCGTTCGCCAGCTACTACGACCCCGACCACATGGGCTTCCGCGCCCTGCGCGTCATCAACGAGGACCGCGTCACGTCCGGCGAGGGCTTCGACACGCACCCGCACCGGGACATGGAGATCATCACCTACCCGCTGAGCGGCGCCATCGCGCACCGGGACAGCACGGGAGGCAACGGCCTGCTGCGCGCCGGTGAGGTGCAGCGCATGACGGCCGGCACGGGCGTGATGCACAGCGAGATGAACGGCTCCGACGAGGACGTCCACTTCCTGCAGATCTGGATCATCCCCGACACGAAGGGCCTGAAGCCCGAATATGAGCAGAAGCTGTTCCCGGAGAAGGACCGTCAGGGCCGCTGGCGCGTCGTGGCCAGCCCCGACGCCCGCGACGGCAGCCTCACCGTGCACCAGGACGTGCTGCTGTCCAGCACGCTGCTGGGCGCGGGGGAGAAGGCGGAGTACACGCTGCCCAAGGGCCGGCATGCCTGGCTCCAGGTGGCCCGGGGCGCGGGCACGCTCAACGGCGTGGCCCTCAAGGCCGGTGACGGCGTCGCGGTGACGGACGAGTCGAGCCTCGTGCTCGTCGCCTCCGAGCCCATGGAGGCCCTGCTGTTCGACCTGGCGTGA
- a CDS encoding LysR family transcriptional regulator produces MDLNELLVFARVVQAGSFTAAARGLRMPKSTVSRKVSELEERVGAQLLQRTTRKLNLTEVGRTYYAHCERIVAEAEAAELAVTRLQAGPHGLLRVTTPLSVNFLAPLVSRFLERYPEVQLELLCTDRAVDLMAEGFDLAVRAGRLPDSSLMARRLGDIARVVVASPAYLQEKGAPRTPADLGKHDCLLFGTALEGHVWTLHAGGRAVEVKVSGRLVVNEPDMLHAVTVAGSGVALVPGLNCVEDLAAGRLQRVLPDWSSTGAPVHAVYPPTRHHVPKVMAFVDFLREHWPATPQDAPKRAKR; encoded by the coding sequence ATGGACCTCAACGAACTCCTCGTCTTCGCCCGGGTGGTGCAGGCCGGCAGCTTCACGGCGGCGGCGCGCGGGCTGCGCATGCCCAAGTCCACCGTGAGCCGCAAGGTGTCGGAGCTGGAGGAGCGCGTGGGCGCGCAGCTCCTGCAGCGCACGACGCGCAAGCTGAACCTCACGGAGGTGGGCCGGACGTACTACGCGCACTGCGAGCGCATCGTCGCGGAGGCGGAGGCCGCGGAGCTGGCGGTGACGCGCCTGCAGGCGGGGCCGCACGGGCTCCTGCGCGTGACGACGCCGCTGTCGGTCAACTTCCTGGCGCCGCTGGTGTCCAGGTTCCTGGAGCGCTACCCGGAGGTGCAACTGGAGCTGCTGTGCACGGACCGCGCGGTGGACCTGATGGCGGAGGGCTTCGACCTCGCGGTGCGCGCCGGGCGGCTGCCGGACTCGTCGCTGATGGCGCGCAGATTGGGGGACATCGCCCGCGTCGTCGTCGCGTCGCCCGCGTACCTCCAGGAGAAGGGCGCGCCCCGCACGCCCGCGGACCTGGGCAAGCATGACTGCCTGCTCTTCGGCACCGCGCTGGAGGGCCACGTCTGGACGCTGCACGCCGGGGGGCGGGCCGTCGAGGTCAAGGTCTCCGGGCGGCTGGTCGTCAACGAGCCGGACATGCTGCACGCGGTGACGGTGGCGGGCTCCGGGGTCGCGCTCGTGCCCGGCCTCAACTGCGTGGAGGACCTGGCCGCCGGGCGCTTGCAGCGCGTGCTCCCGGACTGGAGCTCCACCGGAGCGCCGGTGCACGCCGTCTACCCGCCCACGCGGCACCACGTGCCCAAGGTGATGGCGTTCGTGGACTTCCTGCGCGAGCACTGGCCCGCCACGCCGCAGGACGCCCCGAAGCGCGCGAAACGCTGA
- a CDS encoding YceI family protein, whose translation MAQTLWNIDTTHTGIHFSVRHMVVAKVRGSFQKFSGTLTLDEQDPTASSVSVSIEAASIHSGVEQRDNHLRSPDFFDVEKFPAITFQSTKVEQASGGGLRVTGRLSIRDVTREVVLEAEQLGVAKDPWGNTKAAFEAKTSIQRSDFGLTWNQALEAGGVLVGEKIEITLEVQAAKAQATDKAA comes from the coding sequence ATGGCTCAGACCCTCTGGAACATCGACACGACGCACACGGGCATCCACTTCAGCGTGCGGCACATGGTGGTCGCGAAGGTCCGCGGCAGCTTCCAGAAGTTCAGCGGCACGCTGACGCTGGACGAGCAGGACCCGACGGCGTCCTCGGTGTCCGTGAGCATCGAGGCGGCGAGCATCCACTCGGGCGTCGAGCAGCGCGACAACCACCTGCGCTCGCCGGACTTCTTCGACGTGGAGAAGTTCCCCGCCATCACCTTCCAGAGCACGAAGGTGGAGCAGGCGTCCGGCGGCGGGCTGCGCGTGACGGGGCGTCTCTCCATCCGCGACGTCACCCGCGAGGTCGTCCTGGAGGCCGAGCAGCTCGGGGTGGCCAAGGATCCCTGGGGCAACACCAAGGCCGCCTTCGAGGCGAAGACGTCCATCCAGCGCAGCGACTTCGGGCTGACGTGGAACCAGGCGCTGGAGGCCGGTGGCGTGCTCGTGGGGGAGAAGATTGAAATCACCCTCGAGGTCCAGGCCGCGAAGGCCCAGGCGACCGACAAGGCCGCCTGA
- a CDS encoding DUF4382 domain-containing protein gives MSSLRQLTSSLLMATGLLFLAACGGGDNARVTLKLTDAPGDTFEKAVVTISKVYLKGDVDGEEGKGDVVLLSEPVTTDLLTLANDAADLVKDAEVPPGRYKELRFVITGGYIQVKQDGGSRIFATSPSYEGLPEGAQVDGDLQMPSAASSGLKVKFDKDADVTITSDDDQKVILVDFDVAQSFGKEAGNSGKWVMRPVIKGADLQFSGNVEVTLQLQDGLGFPVPGTAQLSGFSAVLVNADGSRETLPFTATTSAVFVADFKYLLPGTYQVDVVAPEGVSFTTDLARPAAATVGSGAEAHVDFTLTSIGF, from the coding sequence ATGTCCTCCTTGCGTCAACTGACCTCTTCCCTGCTGATGGCCACGGGCCTGCTGTTCCTGGCGGCCTGCGGCGGCGGCGACAACGCCCGCGTCACGCTGAAGCTGACCGACGCTCCGGGCGACACGTTCGAGAAGGCCGTCGTCACCATCTCCAAGGTCTACCTGAAGGGCGACGTGGACGGGGAGGAAGGCAAGGGCGACGTGGTGCTCCTGAGCGAGCCCGTCACCACCGACCTGCTCACCCTGGCCAACGACGCCGCGGACCTGGTGAAGGACGCGGAGGTGCCGCCGGGCAGGTACAAGGAGCTGCGCTTCGTCATCACGGGCGGCTACATCCAGGTGAAGCAGGACGGCGGCAGCCGCATCTTCGCCACCTCCCCCAGCTACGAGGGCCTGCCCGAGGGCGCCCAGGTGGACGGGGACCTGCAGATGCCGAGCGCCGCCAGCTCCGGCCTCAAGGTGAAGTTCGACAAGGACGCGGACGTCACCATCACCAGCGATGACGACCAGAAGGTCATCCTGGTGGACTTCGACGTGGCGCAGAGCTTCGGCAAGGAGGCCGGCAACTCCGGCAAGTGGGTCATGCGGCCGGTCATCAAGGGCGCGGACCTCCAGTTCTCCGGCAACGTGGAGGTCACCCTCCAGCTCCAGGACGGGCTGGGCTTCCCGGTGCCCGGCACGGCGCAGCTGTCCGGCTTCTCCGCGGTGCTCGTCAACGCCGACGGCAGCCGGGAGACGCTGCCCTTCACCGCCACCACGAGCGCCGTCTTCGTGGCGGACTTCAAGTACCTGCTGCCCGGCACCTACCAGGTGGACGTGGTGGCCCCCGAGGGCGTGAGCTTCACCACGGACCTCGCGCGCCCGGCGGCCGCCACCGTCGGCTCGGGCGCCGAGGCCCACGTGGACTTCACGCTCACGTCCATCGGCTTCTAG
- a CDS encoding carboxypeptidase-like regulatory domain-containing protein, translating to MWPSLALALGACGNLDNTPFRTGTVHGRLTEFDPAVALVSLVGTPDARGTVDAEGRFTLADVPAGPAELFIVATASKAARVPLTVQGGQSVAVEDVAPRPAGTLDLKVKSRGSLKLTQAQVSLVGTPFQALRLDVAGKQRIGPLPEGCYEVRVLAPDFVTASGQGCVGPGEQKLLKLELIPEDAWGRRGCAETGCDSDTHCAPNGQCVGCMDDSQCAAPLTCRGMRCEGPGAECAPCEGHWQCTPAARCADVPGNAMACVMDCGVGRPACTDGLTCQDGHCLPDPSRFATCGDFRQ from the coding sequence ATGTGGCCCTCCCTCGCGCTGGCCCTGGGCGCCTGCGGCAACCTGGACAACACCCCCTTTCGCACGGGCACCGTGCACGGCCGCCTCACCGAGTTCGATCCAGCCGTCGCGCTGGTGTCGTTGGTGGGAACGCCCGACGCGCGCGGCACCGTGGACGCGGAGGGCCGCTTCACGCTGGCGGACGTGCCCGCGGGCCCGGCGGAGCTCTTCATCGTCGCCACCGCCAGCAAGGCCGCGCGCGTGCCCCTCACCGTGCAGGGGGGCCAGTCCGTGGCGGTGGAGGACGTGGCGCCCAGGCCGGCCGGCACCCTTGACCTGAAGGTGAAGTCCCGGGGCAGCCTGAAGCTCACGCAGGCGCAGGTGTCGCTCGTGGGCACGCCCTTCCAGGCCCTGCGGCTGGACGTCGCGGGCAAGCAGCGCATCGGGCCCCTGCCGGAGGGCTGCTACGAGGTGCGCGTCCTGGCGCCTGACTTCGTCACGGCATCCGGCCAGGGCTGCGTGGGCCCGGGGGAACAGAAGCTGCTGAAGCTGGAGCTCATCCCCGAGGACGCCTGGGGACGGCGGGGCTGCGCGGAGACCGGCTGCGACAGCGACACCCACTGCGCGCCCAACGGGCAGTGCGTGGGGTGCATGGATGACTCACAGTGCGCCGCGCCACTCACCTGCCGGGGCATGCGGTGCGAAGGACCCGGCGCCGAGTGCGCCCCCTGCGAGGGCCACTGGCAGTGCACGCCCGCGGCGCGCTGCGCGGACGTTCCCGGCAACGCCATGGCCTGCGTGATGGACTGTGGCGTCGGGAGGCCCGCGTGCACCGACGGGCTCACCTGCCAGGACGGCCACTGCCTGCCGGATCCATCCCGCTTCGCCACCTGCGGCGACTTCCGACAATAG